Genomic window (Oncorhynchus clarkii lewisi isolate Uvic-CL-2024 unplaced genomic scaffold, UVic_Ocla_1.0 unplaced_contig_6721_pilon_pilon, whole genome shotgun sequence):
agcctagtggttagaggaagcaggtagcctagtggtttagagcgttggacatgttgaatccctgagctgacaaggtactaatctgtcgttctgcccctgaacaggcagtttaacccactgttcctaggccagttaacccactgttcctagaccagttaacccactgttcctagaccagttaacccactgttcctaggccagttaacccactgttcctaggccagttaacccactgttcctagaccagttaacccactgttcctagaccagttaacccactgttcctagaccagttaacccactgttcctagaccagttaacccactgttcctaggctgtcattgaaaataataattagttctcaactgacttgcctggttaaataaagataaaataccaGTTTTAAATAGAAGTTAAATACTAATTAAATGAAGGAAGCGTAAATGGTTCAATGTAAATCTGATATAAACACACTGAAGTCTGGAAGGCAGAGGGAGATCATGACGAATGACCTGCTGTGTGTTGTATCGGGGTGTCAACCACTCCTCCAATCAGAGGCATGACGATACCGTTCTCCTGGAACGCAATGATGGGGACAAGctgctcttcttcctcctcttcttcaccagGAGGAGGAAGTCTGGAGTCTGCAGGGAGAACTATCACCTCTTCAAACAACCTGTTCTCtcagagagacggggggagggtgagagagagggagggggcagagagagggagggaggagagagagggagggagggagggggtagagagagggagggggaagagagagggagggggaagagagagggagggagcagagagagggagggggaagagagagggagggggaagagagagggagggagcagagagagggagggggcagagagagggcgggaagagagagggagggggcagagagcAATGTCCTTTCTCAACAGCATTCAGAAAATGTAATTGTTGCTTTAATGTACAGTTTCattgtgtctgtttctctccctgcAGTCCTACCTCTCATCAGCAGGGGGCAGCAGTGCTGTGCTGGGGTCAGAGCTGGGGTCAAGGTTGGGGGCTCCATGACCGTTGCTGTCACTGTGCTCGGTCCCTGACCCTGACACACTCACTGAGGGAACAGACGCTGGAGAAAACACAGAACCAATCACCGACACACATGTTGAACGACAACcaatcaccaacacacacaccttgaaCGACAACcaatcaccaacacacacaccttgaaCGACAAccaatcacaaacacacacaccttgaacGACAACcaatcaccaacacacacaccttgaaCGACAAccaatcacaaacacacacaccttgaagGACAACcaatcaccaacacacacaccttgaaAGACAACcaatcaccaacacacacacctcaataaCACACTGGGATAATCATAAATAAAAAGCAGTGAATATgagaataaatatatatatactttgtatccaacatctcattccaaaatcatggtcattaatatggagttggttccccccccccctttgctgctataacagccactcttctgggaaggctttccactagatgtaggaacattgctgctataacagcctccactcttctgggaaggctttccactagatgtaggaacattgctgctataacagcctccactcttctgggaaggctttccactagatgtaggaacattgctgctataacagcctccactcttctgggaaggctttccactagatgtaggaacattgctgctataacagccactcttctgggaaggctttccactagatgtaggaacattgctgctataacagccactcttctgggaaggctttccactagatgtaggaacattgctgctataacagcctccactcttctgggaaggctttccactagatgttggaacattgctgctataacagcctccactcttctgggaaggctttccactagatgttggaacattgctgctataacagcctccactcttctgggaaggctttccactagatgttggaacattgctgctataacagcctccactcttctgggaaggctttccactagatgttggaacattgctgcagggacttgcttccattcagccacaagagcattagtgaggtcgaacactgatgtttggcgattagACCTTCAGGCTCACAGTTGGCgtttccaattaatcccaaaggtgttcgatggggttgaggtcagggctttgtgcaggccagtcaagttcttccacactgatctcgacgaATCATTTATGTagggaccttgctttgtgcaatggggcattgtcatgctgaaacaggaaagggccttcccccaaactgttgccacaaagttggaagcacagaatcgtctagaatgtcattgtatactgtagcgttaagatttctcttcactggaagtaaggggcccgaaccatgaaaaacagccccagaccatgattcatcctccaccaaattttacagttagcactatgcattagggcaggtagctttctcctggcatctgccaaacccagattcttccgtcagactgccagatggtgaagtgtgattcatcactccagagaacacgtttccactgctccagagtccaatggcggtgaactttacaccacaccagccaacgcttggcattttggtgatcttaggcttgtgtgcagctgctcagccatggaaacccatttcatgaagctcctgatgaacaattattgtgttattgtgctgacgttgcttccagaggcagtttctaactcggtagtgagggttgtaaccgaggacagatgatgttTACCCGCTACGTGTTTCAGCACTCGGCAGATCTGGGggaactctagcagggcagaaatttaacaaactgacttgttggaaaagtggcatcctatgacggtgccacgttgaaagtcactgagctcttcagtaagacaattctactgacaatgtttgtctatggagattgcatgtcggtgtgctcgattttatacacctctcagcaacgggtgtggctgaaatagaattCACTAAGTTGAAGGGGTGACCacatactctgtgtgtgtgatatatacatacagtagaagtcggaggtttacatgcatcttagccaaatacatttaaactcagtttttcacaattcctgacatttaatcctagtaaaaattaggtcttaggtcagttaggatcaccactttattttaagaatgtgaaatgtcagaatgatagtagagagaatgatttatttcagattttatttatttcatcacattcccagtgggtcagaagtttacatacactcaattagtatttggtagcattgcctttaaattgtttaacttgggtcaaacgttttgggtagccttccacaagcttcccacaataagttatgATGCtaccatgatgctaccacccccacaacatgatgctaccacccccacaacatgatgctaccacccccacaacatgatgctaccacccccaaaacatgatgctgccacccccacaacatgatgctgccacccccacaacatgatgctgccacccccgtgcttcacggttgggatggtgttcttcggcttgcaagcctccccctttttcctccaaacagaacgatggtcattatggccaaacagttctatttttgtttcatcagaccagaggacatttgtccaaaaagtacgatatttgtccccatgtgcagttgcaaactgtagtctggcttttttatggcggttttggagcagtggcttcttatttgctgagcggcctttcaggttatgtcgatataggactcgttttactgtggcgatagatacttttgtacccgtttcctccatcttcacaaggtcctttgctgttgttctgggtttgatttgcactttttgcaccaaagtacgttcatctctaggagacagaacgtgtctccttcctgagcggtatgatggctgcgtggtc
Coding sequences:
- the LOC139402748 gene encoding ensconsin-like; translation: MQRKKRLEDIMRRTRRSDLVEKVSSHVASVPSVSVSGSGTEHSDSNGHGAPNLDPSSDPSTALLPPADERLFEEVIVLPADSRLPPPGEEEEEEEQLVPIIAFQENGIVMPLIGGVVDTPIQHTADVV